AAACTCTTTGTAAAAGAATAAAATTTGGATTAATTTCCTGCACAAGAAAGGAGGAGAACTATGATTGTCAAGATATTAAATCATTTCCGGCTTACCTGGAGACTGGTAGAGGATCGCAGAGTAAATAAGTGGCTGAAGGTGTTTTTAGTTTTCATTCCACTTGCTTATGTTTTTTTACCATTTCCGCCTGATGACTTCCTGCCTCTCCTGGGACTTTTAGATGACCTGCTCCTCCTGACAGTTACCACCATACTCTTTGTTGAAATGTGCCCAGAAACTGTGGTACGGGAACATAAATTGGCACTGACCGGTCTTTTTCCCTCAGCCAGATCCATCAACTTGGAAGACTACCGCTGTAAAACCGAGAACCGTGATCTCGCTCTGGGATTTATCTTTGCTGTAGTCATCCTCCTTTTGGGGGGATACTTAGCAGGAGTCCTTTTTCTGCTCATCTTTGGAATGGGTTATATAACATCAAACCTGAAGCGGAAGGAGATCCTTGCCAATGCTGTTCAGATCGGCCCCCATCAGCGCCCAGACCTCTATGAGGCACTTGAAGAAGTTCAGAAACTCCTTCCCCCTGTGAAAATAGATCTCTTTATAAACCAAAACCCGGTAATGAATGCCTATACCTTTGGTTATGGCGAACCCTATACTGTGGTTCTTACATCCAGCCTGGTGGAGAAGCTTTCCAAAACCGAGATAAAGGCGGTAATCGGGCATGAAATGGGACACATCTTATTCGGACACGTGCGGATTATCGGTTTAATGAGTACTCAGTTTGGACTGGGCCGACTCTTCTTCTATAAGTGGAGCCGCTCATGTGAATACTCTGCCGATTCAGTGGCCCTTATAGCCAGCAGGGGGGATCTAATTCCCCTGACCTCTTCCCTGCTAAAACTAGCGTGGGGTTTGGACGATTCAGTTGATGTAGAGGAATTTTTGGCACAGCTGGATGGGGATTCAGGGACTCTCAGCATGGAGGTGTTCAGTACGCATCCCTTTATGAATAATCGGATCAAAAGCCTTATCCTCCTTGCCAGGCAGAAAGAGTTTAGGGAAAAGATGAAACATATGGATCCCAGGGATCTCCCATAAATTCCTTTGAAGACTAGCAATAATAAGTTTACAATGATTCCTTTAAATTTTGAAAAAAAAAAATACGAAGAAAAGTTGTCCACTATATTGACATAAGACCATAATGTCATTTCTAAAATTACATAAACTAAATCTATTTATCCTTTTAATTTGACAATCTAGGATCATAAAAGTTAGGAATAGTTTTATTTTTTTTTTTAAAATAAAACTATTTTAGAAGTTCTATTTAATGATATAATAAAAGTACAATCTAAAGATCTAAGGAGTGGTTTTATGAAGAAAACAAAATTTAAAGGCAGTGTAATCTTAAATCCGGTACCAGTGGTAATGGTTACCTCAAGAAGCAGTGAAGGAAAGGATAACGTATTTACTGTGGCCTGGGCTGGGACAGTCTGTACCACGCCTCCCATGCTATCTATTTCCATAAGACCCGAAAGACTCTCATACGAGTATATAAAAGAAACGATGCAGTTTACAATAAACCTTCCCCATAGAAGACTTACAAAGGAAACCGATTATTGTGGTGTGCGGTCGGGAAGACAACTGGATAAGATAAAAGAAATGGGCTTTACCATGGTGGAAGGGACGCATATAGATGTTCCTTATATCGATGAATGTCCTGTCAGTATTGAATGTAAGGTGAAGAGTATCGTTCCTCTCGGAACCCACGATCTTTTTATCGCAGAGGTTATGGGATCCCATATAGATTCCAAACTTTTAGATGAAAATGGAAAACTCTGTTTAGAGAAGGGAAATCTGATAAATTACTGTCACGGAGAATACTATCCCATGGCTAAAGATGCCATCGGTAAGTTCGGATTTTCAGTAGCCAAGAATAAACCAGAGATAAAAAATATTTCCAATGTTGAAAAGAAATCTGAATCCCAAAGGGGCAAATCAGAGAAAAAGAAGCCATCTAAAAAAGCAAAGAAATCTTTAAAATCAGGAAAAAAGAAAAATAAAAAATAATAGTTCATTAATATTAAATTAATTAGAATTTTTTTATAAACACAATAAAAAAAGAACCAGATTATTTTCTGGTTCTTTTATTTAATTTATGGATTCAAGTCCCATAGAAAGTGCCTGTCTTTACCTTTAAAGTTATTCATGAAAGACGATATTACCTTCCCACTCCATCTAAAAAATCAATAAGTTCTTTTACAAAGTCTACACTCTTGCCATCTTTATCTGTAAGAGGATTTAATTCCACTATATCAACAGAAGTAATCTTGTAGTTTTCAAAGAGAATAGAGAAAATTTCAAGTATCTCTTCTTTTTCAAAACCATCGTTAACTGGAACACTCACTCCAGGGGCAAAATTTGGATCTACAGAATCTAAATCAAAACTGATATGAAGTTCTTCAACCTGGAGCATTTCCTTTGCTTTTTCCAAGGCAGCTACTAATCCCATCTCAAGGACCTCATCATGTGTTATTAAATTAACACCATATTTTTCTATAAAATTTAATTCTCCAGGATCTAAATCTCTAGCACCAAACAATAAAACTTTTTTTGGATCAAGGAAATTACCCTTATTCAATCTAGTTAGCTTTGCATCTCCATGGCCCATAAGAGCGGCAAGGACCATCCCGTGGATATTACCTGAAGGACTTGTATCAGCAGTATTCATATCTGCATGAGCATCTATCCAGATAACACCGGCATCCCTTTTTTCTGCCAATAACCCTGAGATACTACCCAGTGAGATAGAGTGATCTCCTCCTACCACGATTGGCCTGTATCCGGATGTAACTAATTCCCTTGTTCTTTCTGCAAGAACTTTTGATGTAGATATAACTGAGTTTACAAATTTAAGTCTTTTATCGAATAGATTTTCATCTTCACGTACAGGTTCAATTAATTCTATGACGTTTTTAAGTTCAGGATATTCACCGAAAAGATAGTCTATAGCAAATTCAGTTCCTGTTACTGCTGCTCCTAAATTAAAAGGAACTCCAAGAATAAAGTTTTGAACTTTTTCTACGAAAAGATAAACAGCGTCAATCTCCTGTATTATATTTATATTTTCAAGATTTACATCTTCTAGACCTTGGACACTGAGCCCAGCTTTCTTAAGATCTTCAACATAATCAATTATTTCTTCTGTGATTCTCTCACCAGGGCAGAGAATTGGTATTCCAGGAGGATATGCCATGATAAATTCACCACTTATAGCTCCTACAGCTTCTTCTAAACGTGTTCTGGTTTTTTCACTGAAGAATGCTTCTCTAGGGTTTTGTTCCATCTCTGGGACATTTGGAATATCTTTAAAAGTAGGAATCTCTCCTTCATGCTTTGTTTCATTTGAGATCTCTTTTACTGCAGCGATAACACTCTCATGACTTTTAAGGGTATCTCCAAAAGTAGTAACTAAGAGTACATTATAAAAGTCAGAAAGTTCAGGCTGGATATTGTATTTATCCACAAATATTCTTTCTAATTGATATCCGGTAAGGCCCAGGTCTCTGGCACTGATGGCTATTTTAGTGGGATCAAAAGAATATTTTCCCATACCGTCAAGAACTTCTCTGCCAAAACATTTAAATCCGTCGATCTTATTTATCTCTTCTCTTAGAATATCTGCTCTTTCAATGGATTTTTTGATAAGATCTGCTCCATCCAATGCAATTTGTTTTCTCGCACAGTCTAAAGAAGCTAATAAGATGTAAGATGGTGATGTAGTCTGTAAAAGACTTAATACTTGTCTCATCTTTCCATAACTGATTCTATCCCCCTGTACATGAAGAATAGATCCTTGAGTCATAGCTCCTATTATCTTGTGGGTACTCTGAGCACAGGCATCTGCACCGGCTTCCATAGCAGAGAGAGGAAGTTCCTCTGAAAATCTCAAGTGGGGACCGTGAGCCTCATCTACAAGAAGAGGGATATCATATTCATGAACTATCTCCACAATTTTTTTAAGGTCTGTAGCCACTCCATAGTAGGTTGGATTTATTATGAGGACAGCTGAAGCATCAGGATTTTCTCTGAGAGTTCTTTCTACAGTCTCAGGTGCTACTCCATGAGCTATTCCATTTTCATGGTCTATTTCAGGATCCATATATACAGGTTGAGCACCACTCAGGATAACACCAGCATTTACTGATTTATGAGTATTTCTAGGAACTAGGATCTTATCCCCGGCCTTTACAGCAGACATTATCATAGCCTGAATAGCTCCAGATGTGCCGTTAATACAAAAAAAACTTTCCCTTGCACCATAGGCATCTGCTGCCAGTTCCAATGCTCTTTTTATATGGGTCTTGGGATTGTGTAATCCGTCCACCATTTCAAATATAGTAACATCGATTTTAAATGGGTTAGGTCCCATAAAATCATAAAACTCTTTTTCTACGCCTGCACCCTGTTTATGTCCAGGTACATGAAAGGGGATTACCTCTCTTGCTGCGTATACATCCTTTAACACACTAAATATAGGGGTTTCTTTTTGGTTTAATTTATACAAATTATATCACTTCCTTTTAAAAAAATTATACTAGCAGGGAATTGTATCTTGTTTTTCATAAAAAAGATATCTCTTTTGTATATATATATACCATCTATTATATATATCCTTTAAAAAAATACTGACTTTTAATAAAAAATGACATAATTTCTGGTTCTGCTGCATCAATGGTTCTGGTTTAATAATTTAAAGGTGATAAAATACCCTAAAAAACCAGAAGAAATATCATGCGGCCAAAAGAATTTAAATATAACAATTTGAAGGTGACATAATACTACTTTGTGTTCGGTTGTATTTTATCAATCCTTTTAATCATTAACACTTATATCTATAAATTTAAAATTAACAACATCAAATAAACCCTTATCTGTAACTTTTATTTCTGGAATAACAGGTAAGGCTAAAAATGCTAAAGTCATAAATGGATCCAGGTCTCTATTTACGCCCAACCTATCATAAGCTGTTTTAAGCATTTCCTCTAGAATTTCTTTTACTGCCTCAATGGGCTTATCCGACATCAATCCTGCTATTGGTAATTCCAGTTTTTTCAATACCTTACCCTTAGACACTATGACCACTCCTCCCTGTATTTTTCCAATCTCCTCTACAGCTGCATGCATATCATGATCATTATCTCCTATGACTAAAATATTATGGGAATCATTTGAAACAGTAGAAGCTATGGCTCCCCCTTTAAGGTTAAAGTTTTCTACCAGGCTGAACCCTATATTTCCCGTGGCATTATGTCTTTCAATTACTGCTAGTTTTAGAAGATCTTTATCACTGTTAAACTTGAAATATCCCTTATCATCTACTTCCACTTCACGGATTACTTTTTCAGTTAAAAGACTATGGGGCAGTAACCTCATGACATTTGCACGATTACTTGTTAGTTTGATCTTTAGATCTTTTTCGTGAATTTTTTTAAAATTCACAGTGCCGCTCACCTTTGTAATATCCTCTTTTTTTACCTGGAAGAGTGCTTCACCATCCTTCGCAGCAAATTTTCCATTTTTTATAACTTCCAATACATTAAAATCTTCTAAAGAATCTACAACTATTAAGTCTGCATCATATCCGGGAGCGATTGCTCCTAAGTTTTTTATCCCATAACATTCGCAGACATTGATAGTCGCCATTTTAATTGCTGTTATGGGGTCTATCCCTTTTTTTATAGCAGTTCTTATATTATTGTCAATATGCCCGCTTTCTATTATATCCTCTGGATGCCTGTCATCTGTGCAGAACAAACATCTCCTTTCATTTTCTGGAGTTATTCCTCCTATTAAAGCTTCTAAATTTTTGGCTGCACTCCCCTCCCTTATGGAAATATAGATCCCTTTTCTTAACCTGTCCTGCATCTCATCTACAGTAGAACACTCGTGATCCGTTTTTATTCCCCCTATTATATATGCATTCAGCTCTTCACCGCTGATATCAGGTGAATGACCATCTATTATTTTATTATTATCCTGAGCTAATTTTAATTTGTCTACTATTTTACTGTCTCCCTGTATTACCCCTGGATAATTCATCATTTCTCCCAGGCCTAAGACCATAGGATTACCAATTAACTCCTTTAATTCTCCAGCTTCCAGTATTGCTCCTGAATTTTCAAATGGTGTTGCAGGGACACATGAAGGGAGCATATAATAAACATTGAGGGGGAGATCTTCACTGGATTTAATCATAAATTTAATACCTTCCAGACCACACACATTGGCTATTTCATGGGGATCTGTAATTACACTTGTTGTTCCTTTGGGGACCACTGCCCGTGCAAACTGACCGGGTGAAATCATAGAACTTTCCATATGAACATGGCTGTCTATAAGTCCCGGAGATAAATATTTACCATTTAGATCGATTTCGTGTAAACCGCAATAATCTCCAATCCCTATTATTTTCCCCGAATCAATTGCCAGATCACCTTCTATTATCTCGCTTGAAAATACATCAATAATCCGGCAATTCTTCAGCACAAGTTCTGCTTTTTTTCGTTTTGCTGCTACATCAATTAAATGCTTTATTTTGTCATTCATTTTTTCCCTCCGTTTATAGTTAAATAAAAAAATCCCACCACAAAAATGAAATGCTGTATAGCATTCATTTTGTAATGAGAAATTAAGGTTTCCCGTAGAAACCCCCGAACCAAATTATCGGGGTTATACGATTATTTTATTTTGTATACTATATATTTTATTTTAAATCTTGTCAACTATAATTTTAATTACCTTTGAGGCAATTGATGCCGGTAATATTGCAGAATAAAGACAAAAGAAAAAGGAAAATACGTCTATTTAAAGTAAAAAGACAAGGCCGATTAAAAATGGTAGGTAAGGGATGAAAAAATAAAAGAAACTGGAAACCAGCATAAGAAAGGCTATGGAAGGATCAAAGGGGGGAATAAGGTTATGAAGAATACCGATGAAAAAAAATCAGGTATAGGATTTTTTGAAAAATATCTGAGCCTGTGGGTCATACTCTGTATGGTTACTGGTGTACTGATAGGTAAATTTTTGCCCGGCATCCCTGAATTTTTGGGAAAATTTGAATATGCCAAAGTTTCCATACCGATAGCAGTCCTTATCTGGCTCATGATCTATCCAATGATGATGAAAGTTGATTTTACCAGTGTTAAAAATGTCGGTAAAAATCCCAAAGGACTGTATGTTACCTGGGTTACAAATTGGCTGATTAAACCTTTTACAATGTATGCTATAGCACACTTTTTCTTGTTCGTGGTTTTCAAGTCACTAATTTCAACAGAACTTGCCAAAGATTATCTGGCAGGAGCAATTCTTTTAGGTGCGGCTCCCTGTACTGCTATGGTGTTTGTCTGGAGCTATCTGACCAAGGGAAATCCTGCTTATACCGTTGTCCAGGTAGCAACAAATGATCTGATTATTTTAATAGCCTTCCCTCCCATTGTTGCCTTTTTGCTTGGTATTGGAGGTATAGTAATTCCCTGGGCTACCCTTTTTCTGTCTGTCTTACTTTTTGTAGTGATTCCTTTAGTCGGAGGAGTACTGACAAGGGTGAATGTTATAAAGAAAAAAGGTATAGAATATTTTAACCGGGAGTTTATTCCCAAATTCAACGATCTTACAATTGGAGGGTTACTGCTGACTTTGATAATTATTTTCTCTTTTCAGGGAGAAGTCATTCTCAATAATCCCCTGCATATTATATTGATTGCCATTCCTTTGAGTATTCAGACCTTTTTTATTTTTTTTATTGCATATTTTACCAGCAAAAAGGTAAGGCTGAGCCATGAAATTGCAGCTCCTGCCGCAATGATTGGAGCCTCTAATTTCTTTGAGCTTTCGGTTGCAGTAGCTATATCGTTATTTGGGGCGTCATCGCCGGTAGTGTTAGCTACTATTGTAGGGGTACTTGTAGAGGTTCCTGTAATGCTGACCCTGGTAAAAATAGCTAACTATACAAAAGGATGGTTTCCTGAAGATATCTCGAAAAAACAGATTTAGTATAATAAATTTTAAACTTTTTCCACCTAAGTGATATCCGATAGATATAAGTAGATTTTCTGCTTGAGTCACCCACTTTTTATTTTTTTCAAAATTACTCTAAATGATGAATTTCACTGTGAAAAAAACAACAATACCAAATTTATATATAATTTTTTAAGGTAGAGCATAACAATGTTTCTATTCTTTTTTAGTCTGTGCTGTTTCATTATGGAGTGAAAAAAATATTAATTATTTACTTTGCTGTAATATAGAAATACACTTAAATAAAGGTGATATGGGATATAGAAGGTATAGTGAATAATATTATGAATATAGGAGTAGATGATATTTATGAATAATAATAGAGTAGCAAAACCAGAATGGCTAAAAATAAACTTAGGAAGTGTTAAAGGTTTTCAAAATATAGAAAGTATGTTAAAGGAGTTGAATTTAAAAACTGTATGTAAAGAAGCTAATTGCCCTAATAGAGCAGAGTGTTACTCCAGTGGAACTGCGACCTTTTTGATAATGGGAGGGGTATGTACAAGAAAGTGTAAATTTTGTAATGTAAAAGATGGTTCACCTAAGGACTTGGATAGTGATGAACCAAAACATATAGCTGAAGCTGTTAAAAAACTTAAATTAAATTATGTAGTAGTTACATCGGTAACCCGGGATGATTTAGCTGATGGAGGTGCCAGCCACTTTGCGAAGGTTATAAGGGAGATAAGAAAAATAGATAAGGATGTCAGAATTGAAGTATTAATTCCTGATTTAAAAGGGAGGGAAGAATCTTTAAAAATAGTTTTAAAAGCAATGCCGGAAGTATTAAATCATAATATCGAAACAATTCCAAGGTTATATGATCTCATAAGACCTGAAGCTGAGTATAATAGAAGTTTAGACATTTTAAAGAGTGCAAAGACAACAGCTCCTAAAATTAAAACAAAATCCGGGATAATGTTAGGATTAGGGGAAACTCGGGAAGAAGTTATTGAAGTTTTTAAAGATTTGAGGGAACATTCCTGTGATCTCTTAACTATCGGTCAGTATTTAAGACCTTCGGCAGAACATTATCCGGTATATGAATATGTAACTCCTGAAGAGTTTGAATGGTACAAACAAAAAGCTGAAGAAATGGGTTTTGAAAATGTAGCTTCAGGGCCTCTTGTGAGAAGTTCTTATAAAGCCTGGCAGCTATATAATGATTAAGGAGGGTAAAATGGAATTGAAAAAAACGTCATTAAATGAAGTGCACAAAAAACTAGGTGGTAAATTAATAGACTTTGCAGGTTGGGAACTCCCTATTCAATTTCAAGGGATTAAAGAGGAGCATCTTGCCGTTAGGGAAAGAGCCGGTCTCTTTGATGTATCTCATATGGGAGAAATTACTGTTGAAGGTTTAGAATCTTTAAAATTTGTAGATTACTTAGTTGCCAATGATGCAGGTACTCTGAATGATAATCAAGTGATGTATACATTTATGTGCAATGAAAAAGGCGGTGTTGTCGATGACCTGCTTGTCTATAAGTATTCCAATGAAAAGATATTATTGGTAGTAAATGCATCTAATATTGAAAAAGATTATAGATGGATAGAAGAAAAATCCCATGATTTTGATGTTATAACAAAAAACATATCTGAAGAAGTTTCACAAATTGCAATTCAAGGACCTAAAGCACAGGAGATCCTTCAAAAGATTACAGATATTGACTTAAATGAGATAAAATTCTTTACATTTAATTCTGAAGTTCTATTATCTGGAGTAGAATGCCTGGTCTCAAGAACCGGATATACCGGAGAAGATGGGTTTGAAATATATCTAAGTAATAACGCAGCTGTTTCTATTGTAGAAGAACTGCTAAATGTTGGTGGAGAGGATCTTTCTCCTATAGGACTCGGAGCCAGAGATACACTTAGGTTTGAAGCAGGGCTGCCTCTCTATGGGAATGAATTAAGAGAAGATGTTACCCCCCTTGAATCGGGACTTGGTTTTTTTGTAAAGTTAGAGGCTGGAGACTTTATAGGAAAGAATATCCTTGTAGCACAAAAAAAAGAAGGATTAAAAAGAAAAACAGCAGGATTTAAATTAATTGGAAAAGGCATTGCCAGAGGTGGATACAAAGTCGTTGCCCATGGAAAAGAAATTGGAGCTGTTACAACAGGCTATCAGCTTCCTGGAAAAAAAGAAAGTATCGGCCTTGCTCTTATGGATACAGAATATGCTAAGTTAGGAACACATATTCAAATAGAAATCAGAAAAAAACTTGTAGATGCCCAAATAATTAGTAAAAAGTTTTTAGATAAAAAATATAAAAAATAAATAAAAAACTCAGAGGAGGAATTAATAATGGAGAATTTACTTTATTCAAAGGAACATGAATGGATTAAGGTAGAAGGGAACACAGCACTTGTAGGAATTACTGATCATGCACAAAAATCATTGGGAGAAATTGTATATGTGGAACTGCCTGAAATTGATGATGAATTTGAAGCTGCAGAAGCTTTTGGTGTTATAGAGTCTGTAAAAGCAGCTTCAGATTCATATATGCCTGTATCGGGAAAAATTATCGAAATTAACGAGGATTTAGAAGATAACCCTACTTTATTAAATGAAGATCCATATGGAACTTGGATTATAAAGATCGAACTTTCGGATAAAGGAGAATTAGATTCATTATTAGATCTATCAGCATATAATGAATTATGTGAGGAGGATAATTAATGTTTAGATATATCCCTGCTACGGAGGAAGATAGAAAAGAGATGTTAGATGTAATTGGTATTAACAGCGTTGATGAACTTTTTGATGATATCCCTAAAAATTTAAAACAAAGTCAACCATTAAATATTGGTGCACCTATGTCTGAAATAGAATTGAAAAAAAGAATTGAGGAATTAGGTAATAAAAATTTATCTAATCTTATATGTTTTAGGGGAGCGGGAGCATACGATCACTATATCCCTGCTGCAGTTGATCATTTGATCAGCCGGTCTGAATTTTATACAGCTTATACACCATATCAACCTGAAATCAGCCAGGGAACATTACAGTGTATATTTGAATATCAAACTATGATAGCTGACTTAACTGGGATGTTTGCATCCAATGCTTCTATGTATGACGGAGCCACGGCAGCAGCTGAAGCCGCTATGGTAGCGGCAACCGTTACAAAGAGACAAGAGATAGTTGTCTCAAAGAGTGTTAACCCTGAAACAAGAAAAGTTCTGAAAACATATTGCAAATTTAGAGATATAAAGGTAGTAGAGATAGAGCTGGATGAAGGTGCGACCTGTATTAAAGATTTAAAAGATAAAATTTCAGATAAAACAGCAGGAGTAATGGTACAAAGTCCTAATTTTTTTGGAATAATTGAAGATCTGGATGAAATTAGGGAAAATATTATAGATAAAAAAACAAAGTATATTGTCTACACAGATCTTGTAGCAATGGGAATACTTAAGACCCCTGGGGAATCTGGAGCAGATATTGTTATTGGAGATGCCCAGAGTTTTGGAACCGGACTTACATATGGCGGGCCTTATCTGGGGTTTATGACAATAACTAAAGAACTTATTAGAAAGATGCCTGGAAGGATCGTTGGGGAAAGTGTCGATCAAGACGGGAAAAGGTGTTATGTCCTGACTCTTCAAGCAAGGGAACAGCATATCAGAAGGTATAAAGCTACTTCTAATATCTGTTCAAATCATGCATTAAATGCTTTAGCCGCCACTATTCATATGAGCCTTTTAGGAAGGGTGGGATTAGAAAAGGTCGCTGAGCAGTGTTATAAAAAAGCTAATTATACATTGAGAAAAATTGTGGAAACAGATAGATATAAACTAAAATTTAACAGGCCTTTTTTCAGAGAGTTTGTAATAGAGGGAGAAGAATCTCCTGAAATTATTAATGAAAAACTGTTAAAGGATGGTATTTTAGGCGGGTATCCTCTGGAAAAAGAATACCCGGAATTAAAAAATACATCTTTAGTCTGTATTACTGAAAAAAGAAGTAAATTAGAGATCGATAGTTTTGTTGAAAGGATGGGTGAGATATAGATGAAAGAATATAATAAACTTATATTTGAGATTTCTAAAAAGGGAAGGTGTGGTTATGCCCTTCCAGAATTAGAGGTAGATAATTCTCCTCTTGACTTGATAATACCAAAGAATCTATTAAAAACAAGGGATGTAAAATTACCAGAAGTGAGTGAAAATGGAGTAATAAGACACTATACCCGTTTATCTAATAAAAATTTTGGATTAGATACAGGGTTCTATCCTTTGGGATCCTGCACAATGAAATACAATCCCAAAATAAATGAAGTGATTGCTAGAAACCCTAAGATGGTAAATCTTCACCCTTACCAACCTGAAGAAAGTGTACAGGGAGCTCTTGAGATGATGCATGAGGCAGCTGAACACTTAGCCGAAATTTCTGGAATGGATCAGGTATCTCTCCAGCCAGCAGCAGGTTCCCATGGAGAGATGGCAGGACTTATGTTGATAAAAGCTTACCATGAAAAAAATGGTGACTTTAAAAGAAAAAATATAATCGTACCTGATTCCGCTCATGGAACAAATCCGTCTTCAGTACAAATTGTAGGTTTAAATGTGATTGAGATCAAATCAACCCCTGAGGGTGACGTGGATATAGAAGTTTTAAAGGAGCATCTAAACGATGAACTGGCAGGATTTATGTTAACCAATCCCAGTACCCTTGGAATTTTTGAAAAAAATATCGAAAAAATATCGACACTTATCCATGAAGCCGGAGGATTGCTATATTATGATGGGGCAAATATGAATGCAATAATGGGTAAAGCAAGACCTGGAGATATGGGGTTTGACGTAATGCATTTTAATCTTCATAAGACTTTTTCTACCCCCCATGGTGGAGGGGGGCCTGGAGCCGGACCTATCGGGTTTAAAAGTAAACTTGCCGATTTCCAGCCTGTACCTGTTATAGAAAAAATGAATAATAAATATAGACTTAATTATGACAGACCAGATAGTATAGGTAAGGTTCGTAGTTTTTATGGGAATTATGGTGTT
This sequence is a window from Psychrilyobacter piezotolerans. Protein-coding genes within it:
- the gcvT gene encoding glycine cleavage system aminomethyltransferase GcvT, with the translated sequence MELKKTSLNEVHKKLGGKLIDFAGWELPIQFQGIKEEHLAVRERAGLFDVSHMGEITVEGLESLKFVDYLVANDAGTLNDNQVMYTFMCNEKGGVVDDLLVYKYSNEKILLVVNASNIEKDYRWIEEKSHDFDVITKNISEEVSQIAIQGPKAQEILQKITDIDLNEIKFFTFNSEVLLSGVECLVSRTGYTGEDGFEIYLSNNAAVSIVEELLNVGGEDLSPIGLGARDTLRFEAGLPLYGNELREDVTPLESGLGFFVKLEAGDFIGKNILVAQKKEGLKRKTAGFKLIGKGIARGGYKVVAHGKEIGAVTTGYQLPGKKESIGLALMDTEYAKLGTHIQIEIRKKLVDAQIISKKFLDKKYKK
- the gcvH gene encoding glycine cleavage system protein GcvH, with the translated sequence MENLLYSKEHEWIKVEGNTALVGITDHAQKSLGEIVYVELPEIDDEFEAAEAFGVIESVKAASDSYMPVSGKIIEINEDLEDNPTLLNEDPYGTWIIKIELSDKGELDSLLDLSAYNELCEEDN
- the gcvPA gene encoding aminomethyl-transferring glycine dehydrogenase subunit GcvPA; the protein is MFRYIPATEEDRKEMLDVIGINSVDELFDDIPKNLKQSQPLNIGAPMSEIELKKRIEELGNKNLSNLICFRGAGAYDHYIPAAVDHLISRSEFYTAYTPYQPEISQGTLQCIFEYQTMIADLTGMFASNASMYDGATAAAEAAMVAATVTKRQEIVVSKSVNPETRKVLKTYCKFRDIKVVEIELDEGATCIKDLKDKISDKTAGVMVQSPNFFGIIEDLDEIRENIIDKKTKYIVYTDLVAMGILKTPGESGADIVIGDAQSFGTGLTYGGPYLGFMTITKELIRKMPGRIVGESVDQDGKRCYVLTLQAREQHIRRYKATSNICSNHALNALAATIHMSLLGRVGLEKVAEQCYKKANYTLRKIVETDRYKLKFNRPFFREFVIEGEESPEIINEKLLKDGILGGYPLEKEYPELKNTSLVCITEKRSKLEIDSFVERMGEI
- the gcvPB gene encoding aminomethyl-transferring glycine dehydrogenase subunit GcvPB is translated as MKEYNKLIFEISKKGRCGYALPELEVDNSPLDLIIPKNLLKTRDVKLPEVSENGVIRHYTRLSNKNFGLDTGFYPLGSCTMKYNPKINEVIARNPKMVNLHPYQPEESVQGALEMMHEAAEHLAEISGMDQVSLQPAAGSHGEMAGLMLIKAYHEKNGDFKRKNIIVPDSAHGTNPSSVQIVGLNVIEIKSTPEGDVDIEVLKEHLNDELAGFMLTNPSTLGIFEKNIEKISTLIHEAGGLLYYDGANMNAIMGKARPGDMGFDVMHFNLHKTFSTPHGGGGPGAGPIGFKSKLADFQPVPVIEKMNNKYRLNYDRPDSIGKVRSFYGNYGVILRAYAYILTMGGSGLETASETAVLNANYMMARLKEHYPVAVDKVCKHEFILTEPAHEKITTLDIAKRLLDFGYHPPTIYFPLIIKGAMMIEPTETESKETMDEFIETMINIRKEMEENPEAVLSAPGNTLIKRVDEGKAARDIVVTHSW